In Dama dama isolate Ldn47 chromosome 9, ASM3311817v1, whole genome shotgun sequence, the following proteins share a genomic window:
- the CC2D1A gene encoding coiled-coil and C2 domain-containing protein 1A isoform X1, which produces MHKRKGPPGPPGRGAATARQLGLLVDLSPDGLMIPEDGVNDEELEAEFLALVGGQPQALEKLKGKGPLPMEAIEKMASLCMRDPDEDEEEGTDEEDVEADDDLLAELNEVLGEEQKASESHPPVAQPKATTPSPGLEATLQERLALYQTAIESARQAGDSAKMRRYDRGLKTLENLLASVRKGKAIDEGDIPPPVAVGKGPVATPSHTPAPIPPAPLNPLAPDPRVIMESPPSTAPSSSLVSAKPQPPPGPCSPGPLAQLQSRQREYKLAALHAKQQGDTATAAKHFRVAKSFDAVLEALSRGEPVDLSRLPPPPDQLPQGPPSPPVQSPAPAVVPSTPEAPPPPKTLLEALEQRMERYHVAAAQAKTKGDQRKARMHERIVKQYQDAIRAHKAGRAVDVAELPVPPGFPPIQGLEATEPTQQSLVGVLETAMKLANQDEGPEDEEDEEPKKLSSPAAPTAQPKAPPSKAPPSGSAPIAKAAPKGTSTRAQQQLAFLEGRKKQLLQAALRAKQKNDVEGAKMHLRQAKGLEPMLEASRNGLPVDITKVPPAPVNKDDFALVQRPGPGLSQESARRYAELTKLIRQQHEMCLNHSNQFTQLGNIAETSKFEKLAEDCKRSMEILKQAFARGLPTPTARFEQRTFSVIKIFPDLSSNDMLLFIVKGISLPTPPGLSPGDLDVFVRFDFPYPNVEEAQKDKTSVIKNTDSPEFKEQFKLCINRSHRGFRRAIQTKGIKFEVVHKGGLFKTDRVLGTAQLKLDALETACEVREVLEVLDGRRPTGGRLEVMVRIREPLTAQQLETTTERWLVIDPVPASMPTQVAGPKGKAPPIPAPTREAGNRSARPLHSLSVLAFDQERLERKILALRQARRPVPPEVAQQYQDIMQRSQWQRAQLEQGGPGMRREYMAQLERQLQFYTEAARRLGNDGSREAAKEALYRRNLVESELQRLRR; this is translated from the exons ATGCACAAGAGGAAGGGACCCCCGGGACCCCCGGGCCGAGGCGCCGCCACCGCCCGCCAG CTGGGCCTGCTAGTTGACCTCTCCCCAGATGGCCTGATGATCCCTGAAGATGGAGTTAACGATGAGGAACTGGAGGCTGAGTTCTTGGCCTTGGTGGGAGGCCAGCCCCAAGCCTTGGAGAAGCTTAAAGGCAAAG gTCCCCTGCCCATGGAAGCCATTGAGAAGATGGCCAGCTTATGCATGAGAGACCCGGATGAggatgaagaggagggaacagaTGAGGAGGACGTGGAAGCTGATGATGACCTGCTG GCGGAACTGAATGAGGTCCTTGGGGAGGAACAGAAGGCTTCAGAGTCCCACCCTCCTGTGGCCCAG CCAAAGGCCACAACGCCCAGCCCAGGGCTGGAGGCCACCTTGCAGGAGAGGCTGGCCCTCTACCAGACCGCGATCGAAAGCGCTAGGCAAGCTGGAGACAGTGCCAAGATGCGGCGCTACGACCGGGGGCTTAAG ACACTTGAAAACCTGCTGGCCTCGGTCCGGAAAGGCAAAGCCATCGATGAAGGGGACATCCCACCAcctgtggctgtggggaagggtcCAGTGGCCACGCCCAGCCACACACCTGCACCCATCCCGCCGGCCCCTCTGAACCCGCTGGCCCCAGATCCCCGGGTCATCATGGAGAGTCCTCCTTCCACTGCTCCATCATCATCCCTGGTCTCCGCTAAACCCCAGCCGCCCCCAG GTCCTTGCAGCCCTGGCCCCCTGGCCCAGTTGCAGAGCCGCCAGCGTGAGTACAAGCTGGCTGCCCTCCACGCCAAGCAGCAGGGAGACACCGCCACTGCCGCCAAACACTTCCGTGTGGCCAAG AGCTTTGATGCTGTCTTGGAGGCCCTGAGCCGGGGGGAGCCTGTGGACCTGTCGCGCCTGCCCCCTCCACCTG ACCAGCTGCCCCAGGGCCCACCGTCACCACCTGTGCAGTCTCCAGCTCCTGCTGTGGTGCCCTCCACGCCAG AGGCTCCTCCACCCCCGAAGACCCTCCTGGAGGCACTAGAGCAGCGGATGGAGCGGTACCATGTGGCTGCGGCTCAAGCCAAGACCAAGGGGGACCAGCGGAAGGCTCGCATGCATGAGCGCATCGTCAAG caATACCAAGACGCCATTCGAGCCCACAAGGCTGGCCGGGCGGTGGACGTGGCGGAGCTGCCCGTGCCTCCAG GCTTTCCCCCGATCCAGGGCCTGGAGGCCACCGAGCCCacccagcagagcctggtgggggtCCTGGAGACCGCCATGAAGCTGGCCAACCAGGACGAAGGCCCTGAGGATGAAGAGGACGaggagcctaagaag CTCAGCAGCCCTGCAGCCCCCACAGCCCAGCCCAAAGCCCCACCTTCAAAGGCACCCCCGTCAGGATCTGCCCCCATAGCCAAAGCAGCCCCCAAAGGCACATCCACCAGAG cccagcagcagctggcCTTCCTGGAGGGCCGCAAGAAGCAGCTCCTGCAGGCTGCGCTGCGAGCCAAGCAGAAGAACGACGTGGAGGGCGCCAAGATGCACCTGCGCCAGGCCAAGGGGCTGGAGCCCATGCTGGAGGCCTCACGCAACGGGCTGCCTGTGGACATCACCAAG GTGCCGCCCGCCCCCGTCAACAAGGATGACTTTGCCCTGGTCCAGCGTCCCGGCCCAGGTCTGTCTCAGGAGTCTGCCCGACGCTACGCCGAACTCACCAAGCTCATAAGGCAGCAGCACGAG ATGTGCCTGAACCACTCTAACCAGTTCACTCAGCTAGGCAACATCGCTGAAACCAGCAA ATTTGAGAAGCTGGCAGAGGACTGTAAGCGGAGCATGGAGATTCTGAAGCAGGCCTTTGCCCGGGGTCTCCCCACGCCCACTGCTCGCTTTGAGCAGAGAACCTTCAGCGTCATCAA GATCTTCCCTGACCTCAGCAGCAACGACATGCTCCTGTTCATCGTGAAGGGCATCAGCTTGCCCACACCGCCAG GGCTGTCTCCTGGTGACCTGGATGTCTTTGTTCGGTTCGACTTCCCCTATCCCAACGTG GAAGAAGCTCAGAAAGACAAGACCAGCGTGATCAAAAACACAGACTCCCCTG AGTTCAAGGAGCAGTTCAAGCTCTGCATCAACCGCAGCCACCGTGGCTTCCGAAGGGCCATCCAGACCAAAGGCATCAAGTTCGAAGTGGTCCACAAGGG GGGGCTCTTTAAGACCGACCGGGTCCTGGGCACAGCCCAGCTGAAACTGGATGCCCTGGAGACAGCATGCGAGGTCCGAGAGGTCCTTGAG GTCCTGGATGGTCGCAGGCCCACAGGGGGGCGGCTGGAGGTGATGGTTCGGATTCGTGAGCCACTGACGGCCCAGCAGTTGGAGACCACGACAGAGAGGTGGCTGGTCATCGACCCCGTGCCAGCATCCATGCCCACA CAGGTTGCTGGGCCCAAAGGGAAGGCTCCTCCCATACCTGCTCCTACAAGGGAGGCAGGGAACAG ATCAGCACGGCCCCTGCATAGCCTCAGCGTGCTGGCCTTCGACCAAGAGCGTCTGGAGCGGAAG atCCTGGCCCTCAGGCAGGCGCGGCGGCCAGTGCCCCCCGAGGTGGCACAGCAGTACCAGGACATCATGCAGCGCAGCCAGTGGCAGCGGGCACAGCTGGAGCAGGGAGGCCCGGGCATGCGGCGGG AGTACATGGCCCAGCTGGAGCGCCAGCTACAGTTCTACACGGAGGCCGCCCGGCGTCTGGGCAATGACGGCAGCAGG GAGGCCGCCAAGGAGGCGCTGTATAGACGGAACCTGGTCGAGAGTGAG CTGCAGCGGCTCCGCCGGTGA
- the CC2D1A gene encoding coiled-coil and C2 domain-containing protein 1A isoform X2, protein MHKRKGPPGPPGRGAATARQLGLLVDLSPDGLMIPEDGVNDEELEAEFLALVGGQPQALEKLKGKGPLPMEAIEKMASLCMRDPDEDEEEGTDEEDVEADDDLLAELNEVLGEEQKASESHPPVAQPKATTPSPGLEATLQERLALYQTAIESARQAGDSAKMRRYDRGLKTLENLLASVRKGKAIDEGDIPPPVAVGKGPVATPSHTPAPIPPAPLNPLAPDPRVIMESPPSTAPSSSLVSAKPQPPPGPCSPGPLAQLQSRQREYKLAALHAKQQGDTATAAKHFRVAKSFDAVLEALSRGEPVDLSRLPPPPDQLPQGPPSPPVQSPAPAVVPSTPEAPPPPKTLLEALEQRMERYHVAAAQAKTKGDQRKARMHERIVKQYQDAIRAHKAGRAVDVAELPVPPGFPPIQGLEATEPTQQSLVGVLETAMKLANQDEGPEDEEDEEPKKLSSPAAPTAQPKAPPSKAPPSGSAPIAKAAPKGTSTRAQQQLAFLEGRKKQLLQAALRAKQKNDVEGAKMHLRQAKGLEPMLEASRNGLPVDITKVPPAPVNKDDFALVQRPGPGLSQESARRYAELTKLIRQQHEMCLNHSNQFTQLGNIAETSKFEKLAEDCKRSMEILKQAFARGLPTPTARFEQRTFSVIKIFPDLSSNDMLLFIVKGISLPTPPGLSPGDLDVFVRFDFPYPNVEEAQKDKTSVIKNTDSPEFKEQFKLCINRSHRGFRRAIQTKGIKFEVVHKGGLFKTDRVLGTAQLKLDALETACEVREVLEVLDGRRPTGGRLEVMVRIREPLTAQQLETTTERWLVIDPVPASMPTVAGPKGKAPPIPAPTREAGNRSARPLHSLSVLAFDQERLERKILALRQARRPVPPEVAQQYQDIMQRSQWQRAQLEQGGPGMRREYMAQLERQLQFYTEAARRLGNDGSREAAKEALYRRNLVESELQRLRR, encoded by the exons ATGCACAAGAGGAAGGGACCCCCGGGACCCCCGGGCCGAGGCGCCGCCACCGCCCGCCAG CTGGGCCTGCTAGTTGACCTCTCCCCAGATGGCCTGATGATCCCTGAAGATGGAGTTAACGATGAGGAACTGGAGGCTGAGTTCTTGGCCTTGGTGGGAGGCCAGCCCCAAGCCTTGGAGAAGCTTAAAGGCAAAG gTCCCCTGCCCATGGAAGCCATTGAGAAGATGGCCAGCTTATGCATGAGAGACCCGGATGAggatgaagaggagggaacagaTGAGGAGGACGTGGAAGCTGATGATGACCTGCTG GCGGAACTGAATGAGGTCCTTGGGGAGGAACAGAAGGCTTCAGAGTCCCACCCTCCTGTGGCCCAG CCAAAGGCCACAACGCCCAGCCCAGGGCTGGAGGCCACCTTGCAGGAGAGGCTGGCCCTCTACCAGACCGCGATCGAAAGCGCTAGGCAAGCTGGAGACAGTGCCAAGATGCGGCGCTACGACCGGGGGCTTAAG ACACTTGAAAACCTGCTGGCCTCGGTCCGGAAAGGCAAAGCCATCGATGAAGGGGACATCCCACCAcctgtggctgtggggaagggtcCAGTGGCCACGCCCAGCCACACACCTGCACCCATCCCGCCGGCCCCTCTGAACCCGCTGGCCCCAGATCCCCGGGTCATCATGGAGAGTCCTCCTTCCACTGCTCCATCATCATCCCTGGTCTCCGCTAAACCCCAGCCGCCCCCAG GTCCTTGCAGCCCTGGCCCCCTGGCCCAGTTGCAGAGCCGCCAGCGTGAGTACAAGCTGGCTGCCCTCCACGCCAAGCAGCAGGGAGACACCGCCACTGCCGCCAAACACTTCCGTGTGGCCAAG AGCTTTGATGCTGTCTTGGAGGCCCTGAGCCGGGGGGAGCCTGTGGACCTGTCGCGCCTGCCCCCTCCACCTG ACCAGCTGCCCCAGGGCCCACCGTCACCACCTGTGCAGTCTCCAGCTCCTGCTGTGGTGCCCTCCACGCCAG AGGCTCCTCCACCCCCGAAGACCCTCCTGGAGGCACTAGAGCAGCGGATGGAGCGGTACCATGTGGCTGCGGCTCAAGCCAAGACCAAGGGGGACCAGCGGAAGGCTCGCATGCATGAGCGCATCGTCAAG caATACCAAGACGCCATTCGAGCCCACAAGGCTGGCCGGGCGGTGGACGTGGCGGAGCTGCCCGTGCCTCCAG GCTTTCCCCCGATCCAGGGCCTGGAGGCCACCGAGCCCacccagcagagcctggtgggggtCCTGGAGACCGCCATGAAGCTGGCCAACCAGGACGAAGGCCCTGAGGATGAAGAGGACGaggagcctaagaag CTCAGCAGCCCTGCAGCCCCCACAGCCCAGCCCAAAGCCCCACCTTCAAAGGCACCCCCGTCAGGATCTGCCCCCATAGCCAAAGCAGCCCCCAAAGGCACATCCACCAGAG cccagcagcagctggcCTTCCTGGAGGGCCGCAAGAAGCAGCTCCTGCAGGCTGCGCTGCGAGCCAAGCAGAAGAACGACGTGGAGGGCGCCAAGATGCACCTGCGCCAGGCCAAGGGGCTGGAGCCCATGCTGGAGGCCTCACGCAACGGGCTGCCTGTGGACATCACCAAG GTGCCGCCCGCCCCCGTCAACAAGGATGACTTTGCCCTGGTCCAGCGTCCCGGCCCAGGTCTGTCTCAGGAGTCTGCCCGACGCTACGCCGAACTCACCAAGCTCATAAGGCAGCAGCACGAG ATGTGCCTGAACCACTCTAACCAGTTCACTCAGCTAGGCAACATCGCTGAAACCAGCAA ATTTGAGAAGCTGGCAGAGGACTGTAAGCGGAGCATGGAGATTCTGAAGCAGGCCTTTGCCCGGGGTCTCCCCACGCCCACTGCTCGCTTTGAGCAGAGAACCTTCAGCGTCATCAA GATCTTCCCTGACCTCAGCAGCAACGACATGCTCCTGTTCATCGTGAAGGGCATCAGCTTGCCCACACCGCCAG GGCTGTCTCCTGGTGACCTGGATGTCTTTGTTCGGTTCGACTTCCCCTATCCCAACGTG GAAGAAGCTCAGAAAGACAAGACCAGCGTGATCAAAAACACAGACTCCCCTG AGTTCAAGGAGCAGTTCAAGCTCTGCATCAACCGCAGCCACCGTGGCTTCCGAAGGGCCATCCAGACCAAAGGCATCAAGTTCGAAGTGGTCCACAAGGG GGGGCTCTTTAAGACCGACCGGGTCCTGGGCACAGCCCAGCTGAAACTGGATGCCCTGGAGACAGCATGCGAGGTCCGAGAGGTCCTTGAG GTCCTGGATGGTCGCAGGCCCACAGGGGGGCGGCTGGAGGTGATGGTTCGGATTCGTGAGCCACTGACGGCCCAGCAGTTGGAGACCACGACAGAGAGGTGGCTGGTCATCGACCCCGTGCCAGCATCCATGCCCACA GTTGCTGGGCCCAAAGGGAAGGCTCCTCCCATACCTGCTCCTACAAGGGAGGCAGGGAACAG ATCAGCACGGCCCCTGCATAGCCTCAGCGTGCTGGCCTTCGACCAAGAGCGTCTGGAGCGGAAG atCCTGGCCCTCAGGCAGGCGCGGCGGCCAGTGCCCCCCGAGGTGGCACAGCAGTACCAGGACATCATGCAGCGCAGCCAGTGGCAGCGGGCACAGCTGGAGCAGGGAGGCCCGGGCATGCGGCGGG AGTACATGGCCCAGCTGGAGCGCCAGCTACAGTTCTACACGGAGGCCGCCCGGCGTCTGGGCAATGACGGCAGCAGG GAGGCCGCCAAGGAGGCGCTGTATAGACGGAACCTGGTCGAGAGTGAG CTGCAGCGGCTCCGCCGGTGA